A genomic region of Barnesiella viscericola DSM 18177 contains the following coding sequences:
- a CDS encoding leucine-rich repeat protein — protein MKKLNSICITSALCLFLCAGSISAQSLSISHTTAGALESEIVAALDGADPATITQLTISGETLDDTDASYLRKTFATTLESLDLTGVTFADNRLTNKLCQNMKGLKTVSVPTTLTIIGQYAFANCSKLETIAWGTVENIDDYAFQNCSKLQLESLPESLTRVGQSGFSKCTSITIAQLPEQLTGIGTRAFEFCTGVTIQQLPEGTTEIKERAFDRTGITNLTFPESVSNIGNLAFYAEGNPERTFVYRGENAPKLGDRSFGTATAISNTTVKVLKKYADNHSVWTTAGMNLGYLTHNVTLSIQGDGLVELTGDGLVSPDTPIKNGVTIEVYEGESITLSTDKEATVSLNGEPVSPDQESENQYTIAVGTDDIALEITFSISTGIEVSSTPSVTWSINGNILYLSGELSTSAQLFNIMGSLVLSTTEPAIDLSTLPAGIYIVKINSQTFKIVRP, from the coding sequence ATGAAAAAACTGAACTCTATTTGTATTACCTCCGCCCTATGCCTATTCCTTTGTGCCGGGAGTATCTCGGCACAATCCCTGTCGATATCACACACAACCGCAGGAGCCCTGGAATCAGAAATAGTAGCGGCTCTCGATGGTGCCGATCCCGCAACGATTACCCAACTGACCATCTCGGGCGAAACGCTTGACGATACCGATGCTTCTTATCTGAGAAAGACATTCGCCACCACGCTCGAATCTCTGGACCTGACCGGTGTCACCTTTGCCGACAACCGGCTCACCAACAAATTGTGTCAAAATATGAAGGGGCTGAAAACCGTATCGGTTCCCACCACCCTCACCATTATCGGGCAATATGCATTTGCCAACTGTTCCAAACTGGAAACCATCGCCTGGGGAACGGTCGAGAATATCGACGACTACGCTTTCCAGAACTGTTCGAAGCTCCAACTGGAATCACTCCCCGAAAGCCTTACACGAGTAGGTCAGTCGGGATTTTCAAAGTGTACGTCCATCACGATTGCCCAACTGCCCGAACAATTAACCGGTATAGGGACCCGGGCTTTTGAATTCTGCACAGGTGTAACCATTCAGCAACTGCCCGAGGGTACTACCGAAATCAAAGAGAGAGCATTCGACCGTACCGGCATTACCAACCTTACCTTCCCGGAAAGTGTATCCAACATAGGCAACCTGGCCTTCTATGCCGAAGGGAATCCTGAACGGACGTTTGTCTATCGCGGAGAGAATGCACCCAAACTCGGCGACCGCTCGTTTGGTACCGCTACCGCCATCTCCAATACGACGGTAAAGGTTCTCAAAAAATATGCCGACAACCATTCGGTCTGGACCACAGCCGGAATGAATCTGGGCTATCTCACCCATAACGTGACGCTCTCGATTCAAGGTGACGGCTTGGTTGAACTGACCGGCGACGGACTGGTATCGCCCGATACTCCCATCAAAAACGGGGTAACCATCGAGGTTTACGAAGGTGAAAGCATCACCCTGTCGACCGACAAAGAGGCTACGGTTTCGCTCAACGGAGAGCCTGTCAGCCCCGATCAGGAGAGCGAAAACCAATATACGATTGCCGTAGGAACCGACGACATCGCGTTAGAGATAACATTCTCCATATCGACCGGCATCGAAGTGTCAAGCACCCCGTCGGTCACCTGGTCAATCAACGGGAATATCCTGTATCTGTCGGGTGAATTGTCGACGTCTGCCCAACTGTTTAATATCATGGGAAGCCTGGTATTATCGACAACAGAACCGGCCATAGACCTGAGCACACTCCCCGCAGGAATATACATCGTAAAAATCAATTCACAGACGTTCAAAATTGTACGTCCATAA
- a CDS encoding RNA-binding protein, whose translation MKRNISLLLVSALGIVVPQTFAADYYVSPNGDDKAAGTSVETALKTVQAAVEKLEDNTPTTIHLEANATFDVLGPDAIIIGSNKNVTLKGNNTTLKSGDQAFLGDRVITIGTNTDATVSGLILKNGCTRDGIPGGAIFFEGNELLVDSCTFINNEANNSGGAIASRGKNVTITNCVFHENRIFGGYGGAAIIYHCGLPNNADEPGALIIRNTAFTNNISKNDAKGDIIGFHHAYRGSDYTEFYSNVNYFELTNCVFKDNEPGDSPSVRPAASDIYINNVRDDFEMNLVNNTFYKTKAIAIPFFYDTPYRLVNNIFYNNQDFTIMSSNVCGERDPLIAYNNVFVGGLGKNMDDPSLNGEKEKYGNVVLDAVELTQLGLTPRMQDDNYVTYLPITDASSILIDKGLSSTVGVEGFDKELIPAADIRGLATNGTKDIGSFEYGSTSGILGATIDSQSMFALSRNGNEAVVRNLTDSSLNLSVFLLDGRCIYNASLQDELVINKSELEIPNGVLIFSANDGNRTESQKVILF comes from the coding sequence ATGAAAAGGAACATTTCTCTACTCTTGGTATCGGCTTTGGGGATTGTCGTACCCCAGACTTTTGCAGCCGATTACTATGTGTCGCCCAATGGCGATGACAAAGCTGCCGGCACATCGGTCGAAACCGCATTAAAAACAGTTCAGGCTGCTGTCGAAAAGCTCGAAGACAACACCCCTACAACCATTCATCTGGAAGCCAATGCCACGTTCGACGTTCTGGGTCCTGACGCCATTATCATCGGATCGAACAAAAATGTGACGCTCAAAGGCAACAACACCACCCTGAAATCGGGCGACCAGGCCTTCCTCGGCGACCGGGTAATCACCATCGGCACCAATACCGATGCTACCGTCTCGGGCCTCATCTTGAAAAACGGTTGTACACGCGACGGCATTCCCGGCGGTGCCATCTTCTTCGAGGGGAACGAACTGCTGGTAGACAGCTGCACGTTCATCAACAACGAAGCCAACAACAGTGGCGGTGCCATCGCCAGCCGGGGCAAGAACGTGACGATTACCAACTGCGTATTCCACGAAAACCGTATCTTCGGCGGCTACGGCGGTGCTGCCATCATCTATCACTGCGGTCTACCCAACAATGCCGACGAGCCGGGTGCTCTCATCATCAGAAACACGGCTTTCACCAACAACATTTCCAAGAACGATGCCAAAGGCGACATCATCGGCTTCCACCACGCCTATCGCGGTTCGGATTATACCGAATTCTACTCCAACGTCAACTATTTCGAGCTGACCAACTGCGTGTTCAAGGATAACGAACCGGGCGACAGCCCCAGTGTAAGACCGGCCGCATCGGATATCTACATCAACAACGTGCGTGATGACTTTGAAATGAACCTGGTCAACAATACCTTCTACAAGACCAAAGCCATCGCCATACCCTTCTTCTACGATACCCCCTACCGTTTGGTCAACAACATCTTCTACAACAACCAGGACTTCACCATCATGTCGTCGAATGTCTGCGGCGAACGCGATCCCCTCATTGCCTATAACAACGTATTCGTAGGCGGACTGGGGAAAAACATGGACGATCCTTCCTTGAACGGCGAGAAAGAGAAATATGGCAACGTCGTACTCGATGCTGTCGAACTGACGCAACTGGGATTGACCCCTCGCATGCAAGACGACAATTACGTGACCTATCTGCCCATCACCGATGCATCGAGTATCCTCATCGACAAAGGTCTGTCCAGCACGGTTGGCGTCGAAGGTTTCGACAAGGAACTCATTCCGGCTGCCGATATCCGTGGACTTGCCACGAATGGCACCAAAGACATCGGTTCGTTTGAATATGGAAGCACATCGGGTATCCTCGGTGCCACGATAGACAGCCAAAGCATGTTTGCTCTCTCGCGCAACGGTAATGAAGCTGTCGTGCGCAACCTGACCGATAGCTCGCTGAACCTGTCGGTATTCCTGCTCGACGGTCGCTGCATCTACAACGCATCGCTGCAAGATGAGTTGGTTATCAACAAATCTGAATTGGAAATTCCCAACGGTGTGCTCATCTTCTCGGCCAACGATGGAAACCGCACCGAATCTCAAAAGGTTATTTTGTTCTAA
- a CDS encoding glycoside hydrolase family 16 protein, which translates to MKTKVLYTLLVWLFATNLIQAETPSKGPYTRLVFHDEFDGEGLPDKTKWDFEVGYLRNHEKQYYTADRIENAYQKEGCLHLVVRNDSAVIDGAVRPITSASMHTKKTFSLTYGKIEVRAKLPLCLGTWPAIWMMPLKNTYGGWPKSGEIDIMEHVGYDPERINYAIHTEAYNHTKKNGKGSNAFCPTCYTDFHVYGLEWHEDRLEWYLDGRKRFVVEKAPDASWESWPFDQPFYLILNLAFGGGWGGLKGIDTDILPQEYIIDYIRVYQ; encoded by the coding sequence ATGAAAACAAAAGTCTTATATACATTGCTCGTGTGGCTCTTTGCCACCAATCTTATCCAAGCCGAGACTCCCAGCAAGGGGCCATATACCCGACTCGTCTTCCACGACGAGTTTGACGGGGAAGGGTTGCCCGACAAAACCAAATGGGATTTTGAGGTGGGATACCTGCGCAACCACGAGAAACAGTATTACACCGCCGACCGAATTGAAAACGCCTATCAAAAAGAGGGGTGCCTACACCTGGTCGTACGGAACGACAGCGCCGTCATTGATGGAGCCGTGCGCCCCATTACCTCGGCCAGCATGCACACCAAAAAGACATTCTCCCTCACCTACGGAAAAATCGAGGTGCGGGCCAAACTACCCCTCTGCCTGGGAACCTGGCCTGCCATTTGGATGATGCCGCTGAAAAACACATATGGAGGTTGGCCCAAAAGCGGCGAGATAGACATCATGGAACATGTAGGCTACGACCCCGAACGAATCAACTATGCAATCCATACCGAAGCCTACAACCACACGAAGAAAAACGGGAAAGGCTCCAATGCCTTCTGCCCTACGTGCTATACCGATTTTCACGTCTACGGGCTTGAATGGCACGAAGATCGCCTGGAATGGTATCTTGACGGTCGCAAAAGATTCGTAGTCGAGAAAGCACCCGACGCCAGCTGGGAGTCATGGCCCTTCGACCAGCCCTTCTACCTGATTCTCAACCTTGCCTTCGGCGGAGGCTGGGGCGGATTGAAAGGAATCGACACCGATATTCTCCCTCAGGAATATATTATCGATTACATCAGAGTGTATCAATAA
- a CDS encoding glycoside hydrolase family 16 protein translates to MNTRILLTIGLLSILSVFCYGQSGFPYQAVLRDDIGSTINNREISIRFSIYQGDEASPVYQEEHETTTSASGQFAVEIGSGQSLLGDFQSIDWSHPSTSIQVEVNQGSGYTLMGRQELLSVPYAQYADLSGGLQNFTEGGKNYQLTVDDLGNLQVVEIPEGYTKLVFQDEFNGTGLPDESKWGYEVGYLRNHEMQYYTEKRVENVFQKDGVLHIRCINEDTIKNEQGEILNENITDGKKYYITSGSITTEGKHDWTYCRVEARLKVPLGSGTWSAIWMMPSENTYGYWPRSGEIDIMEYIGNTADKYNCATHFYSGDKGSNKSVENVEDWHIIAFEWHEDRMEWYIDGRMYYRTLNPKTNWGDWPFDQPFYLILNFAFGGGWGGQDGFDVGILPTDYQVDYVRIFQ, encoded by the coding sequence ATGAATACTCGTATACTCTTAACCATCGGACTCTTGTCTATCCTGTCGGTCTTCTGTTACGGACAGAGCGGATTTCCCTATCAAGCCGTATTGCGCGATGACATAGGCTCGACCATCAACAATCGAGAGATAAGCATACGTTTCTCCATCTATCAAGGCGACGAAGCATCGCCCGTCTACCAAGAAGAGCACGAGACAACGACCAGTGCCTCGGGACAGTTCGCCGTCGAAATAGGCAGTGGCCAATCTCTTCTCGGCGATTTCCAATCGATCGATTGGAGCCACCCGTCAACCTCCATACAGGTCGAGGTTAATCAGGGCTCGGGCTACACCCTCATGGGTCGGCAAGAGCTGCTGAGTGTACCCTACGCTCAATATGCCGACCTCTCCGGGGGATTACAGAACTTTACCGAGGGCGGGAAAAACTATCAGCTCACGGTCGACGATCTGGGCAATCTGCAAGTGGTCGAGATACCCGAAGGATATACCAAACTGGTATTCCAGGACGAATTCAACGGAACAGGACTGCCCGACGAGTCGAAATGGGGCTACGAGGTAGGCTACCTGCGCAATCACGAAATGCAATACTATACCGAGAAGCGGGTAGAGAATGTATTCCAAAAAGATGGAGTCCTGCACATCAGATGTATCAACGAAGATACAATAAAGAACGAACAGGGCGAAATCCTGAACGAAAATATCACCGACGGCAAGAAATACTACATCACCTCGGGCAGTATCACCACCGAAGGGAAACACGACTGGACCTATTGCCGGGTAGAGGCGCGGCTTAAAGTGCCTCTGGGCAGCGGTACCTGGTCGGCCATCTGGATGATGCCCTCGGAAAACACCTATGGCTACTGGCCCCGGAGCGGCGAGATAGACATCATGGAGTACATTGGCAACACCGCCGACAAATACAACTGTGCCACCCACTTTTACAGTGGAGACAAAGGTTCCAACAAATCGGTCGAGAATGTAGAGGATTGGCACATCATCGCCTTTGAATGGCACGAAGACCGCATGGAATGGTATATTGACGGCCGCATGTACTACCGTACCTTGAACCCCAAGACAAACTGGGGCGACTGGCCCTTCGACCAACCGTTCTACCTGATTCTCAACTTTGCCTTCGGCGGAGGCTGGGGCGGTCAGGACGGATTCGACGTGGGTATTCTGCCTACCGACTATCAAGTTGACTATGTACGCATCTTCCAATAA
- a CDS encoding T9SS type A sorting domain-containing protein, which produces MKKLSILLLAVPLSLSAQHISISTAGSSDNETVWNIGEPLVATLSNENANLYVTQGFLQPEYIIPSGITGQPTLSQTLQVYPNPVQEQAFVETDEPGVWTIYNMLGKSLASGELSATPGEYIETGFLAPGYYILTITTSKGRSSIQLIKQ; this is translated from the coding sequence ATGAAAAAACTGAGCATCTTATTATTAGCGGTACCTCTCTCGCTGAGCGCCCAACATATATCGATTTCGACCGCAGGCTCGTCGGACAACGAAACCGTTTGGAATATTGGCGAGCCTCTGGTAGCCACCTTGTCAAACGAGAATGCCAACCTGTATGTGACCCAAGGCTTCCTGCAACCCGAATATATCATACCCTCGGGAATTACAGGACAACCGACTCTCTCGCAAACCCTGCAAGTCTACCCGAACCCGGTGCAAGAACAGGCTTTTGTCGAGACCGATGAACCCGGAGTCTGGACCATCTACAACATGCTGGGCAAATCGCTCGCCTCGGGCGAACTGTCGGCCACACCGGGCGAATATATCGAGACAGGCTTTTTGGCTCCCGGATATTATATCCTCACGATTACCACCTCAAAAGGGCGGTCGTCCATACAACTCATTAAACAATAA
- a CDS encoding SusC/RagA family TonB-linked outer membrane protein — protein sequence MNVISVNSFRRRKALYGLGLLFFFLMCPTLVSAQQVIAISGVVSSEEGPLAGAVVKEKGTSKATATDIDGHYAMSVHDDAILVVSYVGYETREIAVNGKSTVDIELTENANMLDEVVAIGYGVQQKKLVTGATVQVKGDVLAQQNTVSPLSGLQGFTPGVSIVKNNGKPGEGYNVLIRGAGTMHDAEPLYIIDGQPGDLNALNPSDIETIDILKDAASAAIYGARAANGVILVTTKQAQKGKVSITYDGFVGIQNFRNNVKTTGARDYLMLLQEAGLITEADLTTDRIPMLDKINSGEWDGTNWLDEMTQKNAPIHNHAVNINKGTDSSAFTLGFSYTSQKPTVAVPDDEVGSGFDRYTVRLNSDHTLIRVKDLDVLKVGETLTMVFSDKRGLDQATGQTTWNDFRNAFKASPLFPAYDEEGNFGEPVKINKDEFNPVAKMYYNSAMKQSRNYSVNGNFYLLFEPIKNLKWRNNFGIRYSSWSYRGYVPAYDLNGSTEVKYRNTVTQQGGMGLGWQFESVLSYDFAVGEGHSFSALLGTTIDKSGMGENFSGSNEDAEFDDFFHAYLGNVKTIEKGRTTLSGSAWGISTLASFFGRVNYNYQNRYMATAILRADGSSNFARGHRWGYFPSISAGWNVTEEAFMEDAKSVLNYLKIRASWGENGNNKLDPFRYLGTMTLANSQNAAYYYFGDKSGTPYIGSFIEYNSNKELSWETSRQTDIGFDMMLAGNRLGVNFDWYHKKTVDWLVQTNSLGIWGTTSGPWVNGGDIVNKGVELQVSWNDRVGDFSYGISANMGYNRNEVVRIANEDQYIDGAENILGSGTGSFYRAEVGMPLGYFYGYRHDGIFQNQEEIDNYISPVTGQPIMPDAKPGDVRFKDLDNDGSITTEDREMIGDPNPDFNFGVNLNLSYKALDFSVSGYGVAGNQIIKSYRVNSVLNTSNYTEDMLGRWHGEGTSNWLPSLNGTATNWQYVSDLYVENGDYFRITNIALGFDFKKVFRHIPLQKLRVYVSGQNLFTFTKYTGLDPEVSAYTGAESWARGIDLGNYPTGYSFMFGVNIHY from the coding sequence ATGAATGTAATCTCTGTAAACAGTTTCCGAAGAAGAAAGGCCCTGTATGGTTTGGGGTTGCTGTTCTTCTTTTTGATGTGTCCGACTCTTGTGTCGGCACAGCAAGTGATCGCAATCAGCGGAGTGGTGAGCTCCGAGGAAGGACCATTGGCCGGGGCCGTTGTCAAGGAAAAAGGAACATCAAAAGCTACGGCGACCGACATAGATGGGCATTATGCCATGTCGGTGCATGACGATGCTATCCTGGTCGTCTCTTATGTAGGATACGAGACTCGCGAAATAGCCGTGAATGGGAAATCGACGGTCGATATCGAACTGACCGAAAATGCCAATATGCTCGATGAGGTTGTTGCCATCGGTTATGGCGTGCAACAGAAGAAACTGGTCACGGGAGCTACCGTTCAGGTCAAGGGCGATGTGTTGGCCCAACAAAATACGGTGAGTCCGTTGAGCGGATTGCAGGGATTCACGCCGGGTGTAAGTATCGTAAAAAACAACGGAAAACCGGGCGAGGGTTATAATGTGCTCATTCGTGGTGCCGGTACCATGCACGATGCCGAGCCTTTATATATTATTGATGGACAACCTGGCGATTTGAATGCATTGAACCCGTCGGATATAGAAACAATCGACATCTTGAAAGATGCGGCTTCGGCGGCTATCTATGGTGCCCGGGCTGCCAATGGTGTCATACTGGTGACGACCAAGCAGGCCCAGAAGGGGAAAGTGAGTATTACATATGACGGATTCGTGGGCATTCAGAATTTTAGGAACAACGTGAAGACAACCGGGGCTCGCGACTATCTGATGCTGTTGCAGGAGGCCGGTCTCATTACCGAAGCCGACCTGACCACCGACAGAATACCGATGCTGGATAAGATTAACAGCGGCGAGTGGGACGGGACCAACTGGTTGGACGAAATGACTCAAAAGAATGCGCCGATTCACAATCATGCCGTGAATATCAACAAGGGAACCGACAGTTCGGCCTTTACGCTGGGATTCTCCTATACCTCGCAGAAACCTACGGTTGCCGTTCCCGACGATGAGGTCGGTTCGGGATTTGACCGGTATACCGTTCGGTTGAATTCGGACCATACCTTGATTCGGGTGAAAGATCTGGACGTGTTGAAGGTGGGTGAGACCTTGACCATGGTATTCTCTGACAAGCGTGGCCTTGACCAGGCTACTGGGCAGACAACCTGGAACGATTTCAGAAATGCGTTCAAGGCCAGTCCTCTTTTCCCGGCGTATGACGAGGAAGGCAATTTCGGCGAACCGGTAAAAATCAATAAAGATGAGTTTAACCCGGTGGCCAAGATGTACTATAACAGTGCCATGAAACAGAGTCGCAACTACTCGGTGAATGGCAACTTCTACCTGCTCTTTGAGCCGATAAAGAATTTGAAGTGGCGGAACAATTTCGGTATAAGATACAGCAGTTGGTCTTATCGGGGATATGTCCCTGCCTATGACTTGAACGGCAGTACCGAGGTGAAGTACCGCAATACCGTTACACAACAGGGCGGTATGGGCCTTGGTTGGCAGTTTGAGAGCGTACTCTCGTATGATTTTGCCGTAGGCGAGGGGCACTCCTTCTCGGCTTTGTTGGGTACGACAATCGATAAATCGGGTATGGGTGAGAATTTCTCGGGCTCGAACGAAGATGCCGAGTTCGATGATTTCTTCCATGCCTATCTGGGAAATGTAAAGACCATAGAGAAAGGCCGTACTACGCTTTCGGGGTCGGCTTGGGGTATATCGACCTTGGCCTCTTTCTTTGGACGAGTAAACTATAACTATCAAAATCGTTACATGGCAACCGCCATTCTCCGGGCCGACGGCTCTTCCAATTTTGCAAGAGGGCATCGCTGGGGTTATTTCCCTTCGATATCGGCCGGTTGGAACGTGACCGAAGAGGCCTTCATGGAAGATGCCAAGTCGGTGCTCAACTATTTGAAGATTAGGGCCAGCTGGGGTGAGAACGGTAATAACAAGCTGGATCCGTTCCGGTACCTGGGTACCATGACCCTGGCCAATTCGCAAAATGCAGCCTATTACTATTTTGGCGATAAAAGCGGTACTCCCTACATCGGTTCGTTTATCGAGTACAACTCGAACAAGGAGTTGAGTTGGGAAACTTCCCGGCAGACCGATATCGGTTTCGATATGATGCTGGCCGGCAACCGCTTGGGTGTTAACTTTGACTGGTACCACAAGAAGACCGTCGATTGGCTGGTACAGACCAACTCGCTGGGTATATGGGGAACAACCAGTGGTCCGTGGGTAAACGGTGGTGATATTGTCAATAAGGGCGTTGAGTTGCAGGTAAGTTGGAACGACCGGGTAGGCGATTTCAGCTATGGAATCTCGGCCAATATGGGATATAACCGGAACGAGGTAGTGAGAATTGCCAATGAAGACCAGTATATCGACGGTGCAGAGAATATTCTGGGCAGTGGTACGGGCAGTTTCTATCGTGCCGAGGTAGGCATGCCGTTGGGCTACTTCTATGGTTACCGTCACGATGGTATCTTCCAGAATCAGGAAGAGATTGATAACTACATTTCACCCGTTACGGGCCAGCCCATCATGCCCGATGCCAAACCTGGCGATGTGCGGTTCAAGGATTTGGACAACGACGGATCGATTACGACCGAGGACCGCGAGATGATTGGTGACCCGAACCCCGATTTCAATTTTGGCGTGAACCTCAACTTGTCGTATAAGGCTCTTGATTTCTCAGTTTCGGGTTATGGGGTAGCCGGGAACCAGATTATCAAGTCTTATCGGGTAAATTCTGTATTGAATACCAGCAACTATACCGAAGACATGTTGGGCCGTTGGCATGGCGAGGGTACCTCAAACTGGTTGCCCAGTCTCAACGGAACGGCAACCAACTGGCAATATGTATCTGATTTGTATGTCGAGAATGGTGACTATTTCAGAATTACCAACATCGCGTTGGGATTTGATTTCAAGAAAGTATTCCGTCATATCCCGTTGCAGAAACTGAGAGTCTACGTCTCGGGACAGAACTTGTTCACCTTTACGAAATACACCGGATTGGATCCCGAGGTATCGGCCTATACCGGTGCCGAGTCTTGGGCAAGAGGTATCGACCTGGGTAATTATCCTACGGGATACTCCTTCATGTTTGGCGTAAATATTCATTATTGA